Proteins encoded together in one Methanobacterium bryantii window:
- a CDS encoding DUF169 domain-containing protein, producing MAESTCEVEGYDMISKELKERLGLDKSPVAIKFVLREEDIPEGIEKIDENIRHCEMVQRAAQGAMFYATNDEQMCKGGASAIGLMEAPEKIKTGEFYQSLGRFSSLGAAKRTLEEIPKIDPMMKAVIYAPLEDIKYSPDVIVIICTPVQAMKLAQAMVYTRGGKVEASFSGIQSICADAVAGPFTKNTANITMGCSGSRGYADIKEDEVIVGMNGENIGCVVNALVSMK from the coding sequence ATGGCAGAAAGCACTTGCGAAGTAGAAGGATATGATATGATATCTAAAGAACTTAAAGAAAGACTCGGTTTAGACAAATCTCCAGTAGCAATAAAATTCGTTTTAAGGGAAGAAGACATTCCAGAGGGAATAGAAAAAATAGACGAAAACATAAGGCACTGCGAAATGGTCCAAAGGGCAGCTCAGGGCGCCATGTTCTATGCAACAAACGATGAGCAGATGTGTAAAGGTGGAGCATCTGCTATTGGACTTATGGAAGCTCCAGAGAAGATAAAAACAGGTGAATTTTACCAGAGCCTTGGAAGGTTCTCCAGCCTTGGAGCTGCAAAGCGTACACTCGAGGAAATACCAAAAATAGACCCTATGATGAAAGCTGTAATCTACGCGCCTTTAGAAGACATTAAATATAGTCCAGATGTAATTGTAATAATATGTACACCTGTTCAAGCAATGAAACTTGCTCAAGCTATGGTCTATACTCGTGGAGGTAAAGTAGAAGCAAGCTTTTCAGGAATTCAATCTATATGTGCTGATGCTGTGGCCGGTCCGTTCACTAAAAATACCGCAAATATAACCATGGGATGCAGCGGTTCAAGGGGATATGCAGATATAAAAGAAGATGAGGTAATTGTCGGTATGAACGGTGAGAATATAGGGTGCGTTGTAAATGCACTTGTATCCATGAAATAA
- a CDS encoding 50S ribosomal protein L40e — MARFEEAENRIFNIKICLKCNARNPPTAKVCRKCGYKGLRPKAKEPRG; from the coding sequence ATGGCTAGATTTGAAGAAGCAGAAAATAGAATATTCAATATCAAAATATGCTTAAAATGTAACGCAAGAAACCCACCAACTGCAAAAGTATGCAGGAAGTGCGGATACAAAGGTCTAAGACCAAAAGCTAAAGAACCAAGGGGATAA
- a CDS encoding DUF2254 family protein: protein MLNLFFLARLSRSLRIYFLVSGSLILISSFILYYFSPAFIYKSIESTRFVLSTLVESEATVIAIVITLTLVVLQLTASSYSTRVIDIFEDSPSIWLIVGIYIIAIGYGLTVLNAIDAIHASGILNFEISVWVAYFLGIFAFGALIPYLLGSLEIMKSSTVVDRFAERITNENILAGVQESEKIVGADSNDISYSYIYSDIMRPVIDTESDPVQPVIDIIHSSMMKYDYGTMRYGLNVLENYMMATLKNGKFEREEGIVVKHIFTHLERVGKLAASRDDEDSVMEVVITIYLIGKTAMENKIESVVGEAVNSIKNIARLAINREMVDIRAAATDLIGEIGRWTAQNELDFATSVAVNSLGIIAIDAAKHAQRGLEETVWMGGTIYGIGKLAITQKLEQSVSSAVNSMGNMGRYTARNDLPKTTIRIVNYLSNLGTAALESEFSKNTNDVAEYLWEIGRIAVWSELSVLAAHSILKHAKESLENIRKRAKELEVKETSLAAQSSLEKINKIIKEKSIHDGEKVRYKKKLD, encoded by the coding sequence GTGCTTAATTTGTTCTTCTTAGCTAGATTATCCCGGAGTTTAAGAATATATTTCTTGGTTTCAGGTTCTTTAATACTGATATCCTCTTTTATTTTGTATTATTTCTCGCCCGCATTCATCTATAAATCTATTGAAAGCACTAGATTTGTTTTGTCTACTCTTGTTGAAAGTGAAGCCACCGTCATAGCTATAGTCATAACATTAACACTCGTTGTTCTCCAGTTAACTGCTTCTTCTTATTCAACTAGGGTTATAGATATATTTGAGGATTCTCCATCAATCTGGCTGATTGTGGGAATTTATATTATTGCCATTGGCTATGGATTAACAGTTTTAAATGCTATAGATGCTATTCATGCAAGTGGTATTTTAAATTTTGAGATTAGTGTTTGGGTTGCTTATTTTCTTGGTATTTTTGCATTTGGTGCTTTAATACCTTATTTGTTAGGGTCTCTTGAGATTATGAAGTCTTCAACAGTAGTAGATAGGTTTGCTGAAAGGATAACAAATGAAAACATTTTAGCCGGTGTTCAAGAATCTGAAAAAATTGTTGGTGCTGATTCAAATGATATTAGCTATTCTTACATTTATTCAGATATAATGAGACCGGTTATTGACACTGAAAGTGATCCAGTTCAACCTGTAATTGATATTATACACAGCTCAATGATGAAATACGATTATGGAACAATGAGGTATGGATTGAATGTACTTGAAAATTATATGATGGCTACACTTAAAAATGGAAAATTTGAGCGGGAAGAGGGTATAGTAGTAAAGCACATATTTACTCATCTGGAAAGGGTTGGAAAGTTAGCAGCAAGCCGTGATGACGAAGATTCTGTTATGGAAGTAGTAATTACTATCTATTTAATTGGAAAAACGGCCATGGAAAATAAGATTGAGAGCGTGGTGGGTGAAGCAGTTAATTCCATTAAAAATATTGCTAGACTGGCTATAAATCGAGAAATGGTTGATATAAGAGCAGCGGCAACTGATTTAATAGGGGAAATTGGCAGATGGACTGCTCAAAATGAACTTGATTTTGCAACCAGCGTAGCGGTTAATTCACTGGGAATTATTGCTATAGATGCAGCTAAACATGCTCAACGTGGATTGGAAGAAACAGTTTGGATGGGGGGAACTATCTACGGAATTGGGAAGTTGGCAATAACTCAAAAATTGGAGCAGTCGGTTTCCAGTGCAGTAAATTCCATGGGGAATATGGGAAGATATACGGCAAGAAATGATCTCCCTAAGACTACCATAAGGATAGTGAATTATCTCTCTAATTTGGGCACAGCTGCTTTAGAATCTGAATTTAGCAAAAATACAAATGACGTGGCTGAATATTTGTGGGAAATTGGAAGAATAGCTGTATGGAGTGAATTAAGCGTTTTAGCTGCCCATAGTATATTAAAACATGCCAAAGAATCCCTTGAAAATATAAGAAAAAGAGCAAAAGAACTGGAAGTTAAAGAAACAAGCTTAGCCGCTCAGTCTTCCTTAGAAAAGATTAACAAAATAATAAAGGAAAAAAGTATTCATGATGGAGAGAAGGTAAGGTATAAAAAAAAATTAGATTGA
- a CDS encoding geranylgeranylglyceryl/heptaprenylglyceryl phosphate synthase: MNVENYIRTTLEDHKLHLTLLDPEEQNPEEAVRIAKEAIAGGSDGIMLGGSTTEPEELDATAKALRENVDVPVILFPGNISGVSKHADAIFFMSLLNSTNPYWIIGAQALAAPGIKKMGMEILSMGYLVVEPGGTVGWVGDAKLIPRNKPDLAVAYAMAAEFFGMKLIYLEAGSGANEHIPEQMIAGVKKMTDIIVIVGGGIRDGETAAKIAKAGADIVVTGTVVENSSNVKDKIEELVSGIKSA; this comes from the coding sequence ATGAATGTCGAAAATTACATTAGAACTACACTTGAGGATCATAAATTACATTTAACACTTTTAGATCCAGAAGAGCAGAACCCTGAAGAAGCTGTCAGAATAGCTAAAGAAGCAATTGCAGGAGGCAGTGATGGCATAATGCTCGGCGGATCCACAACAGAGCCTGAAGAACTCGATGCAACTGCAAAAGCGCTGCGTGAAAATGTCGACGTCCCAGTTATTCTTTTTCCAGGTAATATAAGCGGTGTAAGCAAACATGCAGATGCCATATTTTTTATGAGTCTTCTAAATTCAACGAATCCCTACTGGATAATAGGTGCTCAAGCGTTAGCAGCTCCAGGTATTAAAAAAATGGGGATGGAAATCCTTTCTATGGGTTATCTTGTTGTTGAACCGGGCGGAACTGTTGGATGGGTTGGAGATGCTAAATTAATTCCAAGGAACAAGCCAGATCTGGCAGTAGCATATGCAATGGCTGCAGAATTCTTTGGAATGAAATTAATCTATCTTGAAGCTGGTTCTGGAGCTAATGAACATATTCCTGAACAGATGATTGCAGGGGTCAAAAAAATGACTGACATAATTGTAATTGTAGGTGGAGGAATACGCGACGGAGAAACCGCTGCAAAAATTGCAAAAGCAGGTGCAGATATTGTCGTGACTGGAACTGTAGTTGAAAATAGTTCTAATGTTAAAGATAAAATTGAAGAGCTGGTTAGTGGAATTAAATCAGCTTAA
- a CDS encoding DUF367 family protein, which yields MKIVVYHAEECDRKKCTTVKLGKQGKVKVVTKLNQLPTGAIVLDPYSPKSLSVEDRETVMEKGLVGLDCSWKRLNKVPYRIKTGKNSRSLPFMIAANPTNYGKPCILSTAEAIAASFYIIGFKDIATDIMSGFKWGPHFLTLNEELLESYSKAKSSLEVVEIQNEYIS from the coding sequence ATGAAAATCGTTGTTTATCATGCAGAAGAGTGCGACAGGAAAAAATGTACTACAGTTAAACTTGGAAAACAGGGAAAAGTTAAAGTAGTCACAAAATTAAATCAATTACCTACCGGTGCAATTGTTTTAGATCCTTACTCCCCAAAATCATTATCTGTTGAAGACAGGGAGACAGTGATGGAAAAAGGGCTTGTAGGACTTGATTGCTCCTGGAAAAGGTTAAATAAAGTTCCTTATAGAATAAAAACAGGTAAAAACAGCAGATCACTGCCTTTCATGATTGCTGCAAATCCCACCAATTATGGAAAGCCATGTATATTATCTACTGCTGAAGCAATTGCAGCAAGTTTTTATATAATTGGATTTAAAGATATAGCTACCGATATTATGTCGGGGTTCAAGTGGGGACCGCATTTTCTAACGCTCAATGAAGAGCTTTTAGAAAGTTATTCTAAAGCTAAAAGCAGTTTAGAAGTTGTAGAAATTCAAAATGAATATATAAGTTAA
- a CDS encoding LCP family protein, translating into MKRWQKALIVIILILVSITAVILVEFELTDQQTGGKINILLLGRDAQNSIYSGNTDSITILSIDKKTKKVSLLSIPRDSKVDIPGHGMDKINAAYGYGGINLTTTTVENFLNVHIDYYVVIDFEEFKSIVDALGGINVNVEPQIADYRPELAPAGVHKLNGDQTLLYARFRQDSKGDIGRVQRHQKIIAEIIRESLETSNLPKLPSILSQLSENTHTNVPIYDSVRLGKLLLDFDINDAPTEIITGKSQRVNGIYYLIPDKTDVEKKVTELGLRD; encoded by the coding sequence ATGAAAAGGTGGCAAAAAGCTCTTATAGTTATAATATTGATATTGGTTTCAATTACTGCAGTTATCCTGGTTGAATTTGAACTTACAGATCAACAAACGGGTGGTAAGATAAATATATTATTGTTGGGTAGAGATGCTCAAAATTCAATTTATTCGGGTAATACGGACTCTATAACAATTCTTTCCATTGATAAGAAGACAAAGAAAGTTTCCCTTCTTTCTATTCCGAGGGATAGTAAAGTAGATATACCGGGACATGGTATGGATAAGATCAATGCTGCCTATGGTTATGGTGGAATTAACTTGACAACCACTACTGTAGAAAATTTCTTGAACGTACATATAGATTATTATGTTGTGATAGACTTTGAAGAGTTCAAAAGTATTGTGGATGCTCTGGGCGGAATTAATGTCAATGTCGAACCACAAATCGCTGATTACCGGCCGGAATTAGCACCTGCAGGCGTACATAAACTTAATGGAGATCAAACGTTGCTTTACGCGCGTTTTAGACAGGACAGTAAAGGAGACATTGGAAGGGTGCAGAGACATCAAAAGATTATTGCAGAAATTATCAGGGAGTCATTAGAAACTTCTAATTTACCTAAATTGCCATCTATTTTAAGCCAGTTGAGTGAAAATACACATACAAATGTTCCTATTTATGACTCAGTAAGGCTTGGAAAACTTCTTCTGGATTTTGACATAAATGATGCTCCGACTGAGATAATTACTGGGAAAAGCCAGCGTGTTAATGGAATATATTACCTTATTCCAGACAAGACTGATGTTGAGAAGAAAGTAACTGAATTGGGCTTGAGGGACTAA
- a CDS encoding nucleotidyltransferase family protein, whose product MVSAIITAAGKNRRMREDFRSRGMEIRHKLLLDFRGNPIILQTLQNTLNAGVDECIVVLGHFSDEIISVLDEFDDERVKIVINHEINVELSESLLNGVKKAENDFCLCVAADQPTVSSETFKNIVMKIFNSPEPQNTVSILARGKSGYLDSAEGLGMPFACHTDILKKYLTGNKDNLNPILRKMVKNRIIFYGVPPRDDMELLNINKYNDYLKCRK is encoded by the coding sequence ATGGTATCAGCAATTATAACTGCGGCAGGTAAAAATAGGCGAATGAGGGAAGATTTTAGATCTCGTGGAATGGAAATTCGGCATAAACTTCTCCTTGATTTTCGTGGAAATCCAATAATATTACAAACACTTCAAAATACGTTAAATGCTGGTGTCGACGAATGTATCGTTGTTTTAGGACACTTCAGTGATGAAATAATATCCGTACTGGATGAATTTGATGATGAAAGAGTTAAAATAGTCATAAATCATGAAATTAATGTTGAATTATCGGAATCTCTTTTAAATGGAGTTAAAAAGGCTGAAAATGATTTTTGCCTTTGTGTTGCAGCAGATCAACCCACGGTATCATCTGAAACTTTTAAAAATATTGTAATGAAAATATTCAATAGCCCCGAACCCCAAAATACGGTTTCAATTCTTGCAAGGGGAAAATCAGGATATTTGGATAGTGCAGAAGGTCTTGGAATGCCATTTGCATGCCACACAGATATTTTAAAAAAATATTTAACTGGAAATAAAGATAATTTGAACCCAATTTTGAGAAAAATGGTTAAAAATCGTATTATATTTTATGGGGTCCCTCCCCGTGATGATATGGAACTTTTAAACATAAATAAGTATAATGATTATTTAAAATGTAGAAAATGA
- a CDS encoding Mur ligase family protein: MKVAVVGLGTEGKNAVKSLINYGYKVYASDMQKNVELKHNSAIDLDLGYHDFDKINSADAVVLSPSLWSSKIGEKIRSRKKSLSDILADHKSIFTIGVTGTNGKTTTCFMIKEILEKAGFNVLLGGNAGGGFGGYTKLILETSKQKCDILIVEVCDMTLDFCSYAFDFDLIVVTNIGHDHMDFHNSLENYRNSLGRFLKGKTAILNGQDEFLSGIKDYPSETFFFGNGYRDLKMFGKFNLQNAAAAEKVAQFLEIPQSDIDDTLSEFKGVNGRSETLNLSGCNFVVGKTDNVDATAAVLNELKFDVVIIGTPRKNETCRYEILKEVVKVNPETIVLFPGLDNTTDIALEKLKNEGYNGTVKIMKDTADVVNFAVECSDKCKNIFIGGNGQTKLIEIQETLRRLTKDDTVIRGKKVLIIGAGNAGRPAAHLLNYLGNEVIISDIKEFEQLPKKARRRIEELKEKGIAVELGSHVNEHAMWADVVFVSPNVPKNSEIRQFINECEENYEIMEIGTRDIGKMINSIIKIPMIGIAGTDGKTTTTNMTNYTLSDRYETLLFSSLQNSLVIEGLVDFIVENGTGNKDFAVFELPHGTIRMLDGLEICAGVLTNLTPDHMDEFNTYEEYVERNVAIKDLLHKNGILIANGDDPIISILAPKFDKEVIYYGFNEPRTVVCEGKTYHHKNNIDFDILAEDVELKGLYGSEFTIKTGTIPTVVCKNCGKVYCNCGNFERKYRDPCNMRINLKSPGACNIENAMAAFIVDMVLDFDLDYIKDKMESFSGVAGRFEKIDLISGVNIFMDAAHNPEAVERLLDGLTLEGKLIISVDNPDTLTVRDKFKMGTVLGKYADVVIASAKNETTEVIDPEAAETVVDGADGIETYQTINIADSISTALEIAKEGDTIIHIGPGVVNAYDNVKSEIYKGIKEYKDKT; the protein is encoded by the coding sequence ATGAAAGTTGCAGTGGTCGGATTGGGAACAGAAGGTAAAAATGCTGTAAAATCCCTTATTAATTATGGATATAAAGTTTATGCTTCTGATATGCAAAAAAATGTGGAATTAAAACATAATTCTGCTATAGATCTTGATCTTGGATATCATGATTTTGATAAAATAAATTCTGCAGATGCAGTAGTTTTAAGTCCAAGCTTGTGGAGTAGTAAGATCGGCGAAAAAATAAGATCTCGTAAGAAGTCTTTATCAGACATTCTGGCGGATCATAAATCTATTTTCACAATAGGAGTAACAGGAACCAATGGCAAAACAACTACTTGCTTTATGATTAAGGAAATACTTGAAAAAGCAGGTTTTAATGTACTCCTAGGTGGAAATGCTGGTGGCGGATTTGGAGGATACACAAAACTCATACTGGAAACTTCTAAACAAAAATGTGACATTTTAATAGTTGAAGTTTGTGATATGACTCTTGATTTTTGTTCTTATGCCTTTGATTTTGACCTGATAGTTGTAACAAACATAGGGCATGATCACATGGATTTCCATAATTCTCTTGAGAATTATAGAAACTCGTTAGGCAGATTCTTAAAAGGGAAAACGGCTATATTAAATGGACAAGATGAATTTTTATCTGGAATTAAAGACTATCCTAGTGAAACGTTCTTTTTTGGAAATGGATACAGAGATCTTAAAATGTTCGGTAAATTTAACCTTCAAAATGCTGCTGCCGCAGAAAAAGTTGCACAATTTTTAGAGATTCCACAAAGCGATATTGATGATACATTAAGTGAATTTAAAGGCGTTAATGGAAGATCAGAAACTCTGAATTTATCTGGATGTAATTTTGTGGTTGGAAAAACAGATAATGTTGATGCAACTGCAGCAGTGCTTAATGAGTTAAAATTTGACGTTGTTATAATTGGTACGCCCCGAAAGAATGAAACATGTAGATATGAAATTTTAAAGGAAGTAGTCAAAGTTAATCCAGAAACTATAGTTTTATTTCCAGGACTAGACAATACAACTGATATTGCATTGGAAAAGTTAAAAAATGAAGGTTATAATGGGACTGTTAAAATAATGAAAGATACAGCCGACGTTGTTAACTTTGCAGTGGAGTGCAGTGACAAATGTAAAAATATATTTATAGGTGGAAATGGCCAAACTAAACTTATAGAAATACAGGAAACACTACGGAGATTAACAAAGGATGATACAGTGATTAGGGGCAAAAAAGTACTGATAATAGGCGCAGGAAACGCGGGAAGGCCTGCAGCACATCTTTTAAACTACCTTGGCAATGAGGTTATTATTTCGGATATTAAGGAATTTGAACAGCTGCCAAAAAAAGCCAGAAGGAGAATTGAAGAGCTTAAAGAAAAAGGAATAGCTGTAGAACTTGGATCGCATGTAAATGAACATGCAATGTGGGCGGATGTTGTTTTTGTTTCTCCAAATGTCCCTAAAAATTCTGAAATTCGACAATTTATTAATGAGTGTGAAGAGAACTACGAGATCATGGAAATTGGTACAAGGGACATTGGAAAGATGATAAATTCTATTATAAAGATCCCTATGATTGGTATTGCAGGAACAGATGGTAAAACCACAACCACCAACATGACAAATTATACATTATCTGATAGATATGAAACATTACTTTTCTCATCCCTGCAGAACTCGCTTGTTATTGAAGGTTTAGTTGACTTTATAGTCGAAAACGGAACTGGAAATAAAGATTTCGCAGTTTTTGAACTTCCTCATGGTACTATAAGGATGTTAGACGGGCTTGAAATTTGTGCAGGGGTTTTAACTAATCTTACTCCAGATCATATGGATGAATTTAATACATATGAAGAATACGTGGAGAGAAATGTGGCTATAAAAGATTTACTCCATAAAAACGGGATTTTAATTGCAAATGGTGATGATCCAATCATAAGTATATTGGCCCCTAAATTTGATAAAGAAGTCATATATTATGGTTTTAATGAACCCCGGACAGTTGTATGTGAAGGTAAAACTTATCATCATAAAAATAATATAGACTTTGATATATTAGCAGAAGATGTTGAGCTTAAAGGCCTTTATGGTTCCGAATTTACCATTAAAACTGGAACTATTCCCACAGTGGTTTGTAAAAACTGTGGTAAAGTATACTGTAACTGTGGTAACTTTGAAAGGAAGTATAGAGATCCATGTAATATGAGAATAAATCTTAAATCACCAGGTGCATGCAATATAGAAAATGCAATGGCTGCTTTTATTGTAGATATGGTTTTAGATTTTGATTTAGACTATATTAAAGATAAAATGGAAAGCTTTTCAGGAGTAGCTGGAAGATTTGAGAAAATTGACTTAATTAGCGGTGTAAACATATTCATGGATGCAGCCCACAATCCTGAAGCTGTAGAACGTCTTTTAGATGGTTTAACTCTTGAAGGAAAGCTTATAATATCAGTAGATAATCCGGATACACTTACAGTTCGTGATAAATTTAAAATGGGTACTGTGCTTGGAAAGTATGCTGATGTGGTTATTGCAAGCGCAAAAAATGAAACTACGGAAGTAATAGATCCTGAAGCAGCGGAGACAGTAGTGGATGGAGCTGATGGTATAGAAACATACCAAACAATTAATATTGCCGATTCAATATCTACAGCATTGGAAATTGCAAAAGAGGGAGATACAATAATTCATATAGGCCCCGGTGTCGTTAATGCATATGACAATGTAAAATCAGAGATATATAAAGGTATTAAAGAGTATAAAGATAAAACTTGA
- a CDS encoding Mur ligase family protein: MKEQEFKAVVIGGCGTVGSLMARVLKDNGADVTVSDLSTDSPQINILEEEGIKLNLGEHDENILKNADVIVVAPSLLQNNKLIGKIKSVTGADIISVDEILSTCKVSKPVVGITGTNGKTTTTWMLKNILNLSGYRTPEHKLKMQGNTELTPSFQARLEGDVAVLEIGTHGNPNEIKNCALKSEVSIGIITNISKDHLSGSHNFQDYISCKREIVDVANCLIFNADDPVVTGFSNDTSHKIFFYGIEDIALEIEAYPEIRECPLCGKKLEYSLHYLGHLGVYKCSCGFKRPEPDVKAFDVKNDSFKLVIGSNTAEVKLRQAGVHNVYNALAAASGATALNIDFNDIVKGIETFEGVKGRFQKVDIGKQVIIDYAHNPAGVKAIIQTLIREKPETSRLIVVNTVSSESGIEGDIEIAKILKDADVIVVASNASRKASSKINVNNHVILTESSKKGSKIGTLGASKVQVGESLNLAINEAKKEDIILIIGEGGVKYSSEILGKFKN; encoded by the coding sequence ATGAAAGAACAAGAATTCAAAGCAGTAGTTATCGGTGGCTGCGGAACTGTTGGGAGTTTAATGGCAAGGGTTTTAAAGGATAACGGTGCTGACGTCACGGTATCTGATCTTTCAACAGACAGTCCGCAGATAAATATCCTTGAAGAAGAGGGGATAAAACTCAATCTTGGAGAACATGACGAAAACATCCTGAAAAATGCAGATGTAATTGTAGTTGCTCCAAGTTTACTTCAAAATAACAAATTGATTGGAAAAATAAAGAGCGTTACAGGCGCAGATATAATAAGTGTGGATGAGATTTTAAGCACATGTAAAGTAAGTAAACCTGTGGTTGGAATAACAGGTACCAACGGAAAGACCACCACAACATGGATGCTTAAAAATATATTAAATCTCAGCGGATATAGAACTCCTGAACATAAACTGAAAATGCAGGGAAATACGGAATTAACACCTTCTTTTCAGGCAAGACTTGAGGGAGATGTCGCTGTTTTAGAGATAGGTACTCATGGAAATCCTAATGAAATTAAAAACTGCGCCCTTAAATCTGAGGTAAGCATAGGGATTATAACCAACATTTCTAAGGATCATTTAAGTGGATCCCATAACTTCCAGGATTATATAAGCTGTAAAAGAGAGATTGTAGATGTTGCCAACTGTTTAATTTTCAATGCAGATGACCCTGTAGTAACTGGTTTTAGTAATGATACATCTCATAAAATCTTTTTTTATGGAATTGAGGATATAGCTTTGGAAATAGAAGCTTATCCTGAAATAAGAGAGTGCCCTCTATGTGGCAAAAAACTTGAATATTCATTACATTATTTGGGTCATCTTGGAGTTTATAAATGTTCTTGTGGATTTAAACGCCCCGAACCTGATGTTAAAGCATTTGATGTAAAGAATGACTCTTTTAAACTTGTTATAGGATCAAATACTGCAGAAGTTAAACTCAGACAGGCAGGTGTTCACAATGTTTACAATGCCCTTGCCGCAGCAAGCGGAGCTACAGCGCTTAATATTGATTTTAATGATATTGTTAAGGGTATTGAGACTTTTGAAGGTGTAAAAGGCCGATTTCAGAAAGTTGATATTGGGAAGCAGGTAATAATAGATTATGCCCATAATCCTGCGGGTGTTAAAGCAATAATTCAAACTTTAATCCGAGAAAAACCAGAAACCTCAAGATTAATCGTTGTAAATACTGTATCCTCTGAAAGTGGAATTGAGGGAGATATAGAAATAGCAAAAATATTAAAAGATGCAGATGTTATAGTAGTAGCATCGAATGCTAGTAGAAAAGCTTCATCTAAGATTAATGTTAATAACCATGTTATATTGACAGAATCTAGCAAAAAGGGCTCTAAAATAGGAACTTTAGGCGCAAGTAAGGTACAGGTGGGAGAGAGCTTAAATTTAGCAATAAATGAAGCGAAAAAAGAGGATATCATTCTGATAATAGGGGAAGGGGGAGTTAAATATTCTTCAGAAATACTTGGGAAATTCAAAAATTAA
- a CDS encoding SRPBCC family protein, with translation MADEKELVLTCDLDAPREVVWKAWTDPDMFMQWWGPKDFTTPISKIDLRKGGEYFSCMRAPDGQDFCSKGVYLEIVEPERLVMTDSFADKEGNTVSATYYGMGADFPREMSITVTFEEQDNKTKLIVKHSDIKGLSETELNDMQQGWNESLDKLAELLAKS, from the coding sequence ATGGCAGATGAAAAAGAATTAGTTCTCACATGTGATTTAGATGCGCCGCGTGAAGTTGTATGGAAAGCATGGACGGATCCTGACATGTTCATGCAGTGGTGGGGGCCAAAAGACTTTACAACACCTATCTCTAAGATAGATCTCCGAAAGGGAGGTGAATACTTCAGCTGCATGAGGGCACCTGACGGGCAAGATTTCTGCAGTAAGGGGGTTTACCTGGAGATAGTCGAACCGGAACGGCTGGTAATGACTGATTCTTTCGCAGATAAGGAAGGCAACACTGTTTCAGCGACGTATTATGGAATGGGTGCAGATTTTCCACGGGAAATGTCGATCACAGTAACATTTGAAGAACAAGATAACAAAACTAAGCTAATTGTGAAACATTCGGATATTAAAGGGCTCAGTGAGACTGAATTAAATGATATGCAGCAGGGCTGGAATGAATCATTAGATAAACTCGCCGAACTTCTGGCGAAAAGTTAA
- a CDS encoding SRPBCC family protein has translation MANNKTKITAEPGKQEIFIIMEFNAPRELVFKAYTDPDLYVQWIGPRELETNLEIFESKNGGSWRYIQKDPEGNEFAFHGVNHEVKAPERIIGTFEFEGLPETGHVILEKTIFETLTGGRTKMTSQSVFLTIEDRDGMLQSGMEEGVNDSYNRLDELLEKMQK, from the coding sequence ATGGCGAATAATAAAACAAAAATTACTGCAGAACCTGGAAAACAGGAAATTTTTATTATAATGGAGTTTAATGCGCCGCGGGAACTTGTTTTTAAAGCATACACAGATCCAGATCTTTATGTGCAGTGGATTGGGCCAAGGGAACTTGAAACTAATCTTGAAATATTTGAATCGAAAAACGGAGGGTCCTGGCGATATATTCAAAAGGATCCTGAAGGGAATGAATTTGCATTTCATGGAGTAAATCATGAAGTTAAAGCTCCAGAAAGAATCATTGGCACATTTGAATTTGAAGGACTTCCAGAAACTGGTCATGTTATCCTTGAAAAGACTATATTTGAGACGTTAACTGGCGGCAGAACAAAGATGACATCTCAATCTGTCTTTCTGACAATTGAAGATCGTGATGGAATGCTCCAGTCTGGAATGGAAGAAGGAGTTAATGATTCGTATAATCGCCTTGATGAGCTGTTGGAAAAGATGCAAAAATAG